A window of the Streptomyces sp. NBC_01351 genome harbors these coding sequences:
- a CDS encoding ArsR/SmtB family transcription factor has protein sequence MQVPLYQAKAEFFRMLGHPARIRVLELLQYGPVPVRELLSEIDIEPSNLSQQLAVLRRSGIVVSIRDGSTVSYALAGGDVAELLRAARRILTELLAGQSELLAELRHTDTAAQDGSGRPVTARTVPGSRNDEGSPAARP, from the coding sequence ATGCAGGTGCCGCTGTACCAGGCCAAGGCAGAGTTCTTCCGCATGCTCGGGCACCCCGCCCGGATCCGGGTCCTGGAACTGCTTCAATACGGGCCCGTACCGGTACGCGAGCTGCTCAGCGAGATCGATATAGAACCGTCCAACCTCTCCCAGCAGCTCGCGGTCCTACGCCGGTCCGGCATCGTGGTCTCCATCCGCGACGGCTCCACCGTCAGCTACGCCCTGGCCGGTGGCGACGTGGCGGAGCTTTTGCGGGCCGCACGGCGCATCCTCACCGAGCTGCTGGCCGGACAGAGCGAGCTGCTCGCTGAACTCCGGCACACAGACACCGCGGCCCAGGACGGCTCAGGCCGCCCGGTGACGGCCCGGACCGTGCCGGGCAGCCGGAATGACGAGGGGTCACCGGCCGCGCGCCCATGA
- a CDS encoding CPCC family cysteine-rich protein yields the protein MTLKYPCVCCGHLTMAGPPSSYGICPVCFWEDDAQQLRWPDYAVPPNGISLVVAQKNYQAFGSCDERSMKQVRPAKDDEPLDQGWRPIDPKRDHFEPQTVELALWPKDRTVLYWWRHSETGFWRCSS from the coding sequence GTGACCTTGAAATATCCCTGCGTTTGCTGCGGCCATCTGACCATGGCTGGGCCGCCGAGCTCGTATGGCATCTGCCCAGTCTGCTTCTGGGAGGATGACGCCCAGCAACTGCGCTGGCCGGACTACGCGGTGCCGCCCAACGGGATCTCATTGGTTGTGGCCCAGAAGAATTACCAAGCCTTCGGATCATGCGACGAGCGGTCCATGAAACAGGTACGCCCGGCCAAGGACGACGAGCCGCTGGACCAGGGCTGGCGGCCGATTGATCCGAAGCGCGACCACTTCGAGCCTCAGACCGTTGAACTGGCTCTGTGGCCCAAGGACCGTACGGTCCTGTACTGGTGGCGCCACAGCGAAACCGGATTCTGGCGTTGCAGCAGCTGA
- a CDS encoding tyrosine-type recombinase/integrase: MSIVYDRTKTVVRRHVAPGEAVPLHPEAVAFAGHYDFDVDVRIDLVTAEHGSVKAPRRAVTTEGLGYLLLARVVRPSYEFLQGYRTSGLYRHAKQDFGAEVFAKVRQAPLARGMSPSQLSTAENSLVKVAFQTGRDLDRLTAEDMLAYYDWSRKTFAKAPAGLHLAWGLVRDAGLLPAGLPLRRTVARGRLSAAAMVDRYNIQCRPVRELLVRYLEERRPSLDNTSLQGLASRLVGAFWADIEKHHPGIDTLDVPAEVAEAWKERIRFITRDGKEPVPRRTRTAVLTGVRALYLDIQQWALEDPSWAAWAVPSPVRKADTGGFTKVKKKVRAKMHQRVRERLPRLPELVDSTEAHHSTQKRLLAVAQATTVGETFDYEGQHYRRISRREDRTKKRFQYRPEMVLIEDLGTAEQVDVTRDEDEAFWSWAIIETLRHTGVRLEELLEITHLALVSYQLPDTGEIVPLLQIIPSKGNEERLLLVSPKLASVLATVITRLRGDNASAIPLVARYDYHELVTGPPLPHLFQRRIGWKHDVISTNTLYQLLNDTLARAALTDQTGEILHFTPHDFRRIFATEAVAGGLPVHIAARLLGHTSTSTTEAYLAVFQEDLIRSYRAFLDQRRAT; this comes from the coding sequence ATGTCGATCGTCTACGACCGGACCAAGACCGTGGTCCGTCGGCATGTCGCCCCTGGTGAGGCCGTTCCTCTGCATCCGGAGGCAGTCGCCTTCGCCGGGCATTACGACTTCGATGTCGACGTCCGGATCGACCTCGTCACGGCCGAGCACGGGTCCGTCAAAGCGCCTCGACGGGCAGTGACGACGGAGGGCCTGGGCTACCTGCTCCTTGCCAGGGTGGTGCGGCCGAGCTACGAGTTCCTGCAGGGCTACCGGACCTCGGGGCTCTACCGTCATGCCAAGCAGGACTTCGGCGCCGAGGTGTTCGCCAAGGTCCGCCAGGCCCCCCTGGCCCGGGGGATGAGCCCCAGCCAGCTGAGCACGGCCGAGAACAGCCTGGTGAAGGTCGCCTTCCAGACTGGCCGCGATCTCGACCGGCTCACCGCCGAGGATATGCTCGCCTACTACGACTGGAGCAGGAAAACCTTCGCCAAGGCGCCCGCAGGACTCCACCTGGCCTGGGGCCTTGTGCGCGACGCTGGCCTGCTGCCCGCCGGACTGCCCTTGCGCCGGACAGTGGCACGGGGACGGCTTTCCGCGGCAGCCATGGTGGACAGGTACAACATCCAGTGCCGACCGGTGCGCGAGCTGCTGGTCCGCTATCTGGAGGAACGCCGCCCGAGCCTCGATAACACCTCGCTTCAGGGCCTGGCGAGCCGGCTGGTGGGTGCCTTCTGGGCTGACATCGAGAAACACCACCCGGGTATCGACACCCTGGACGTGCCTGCAGAGGTCGCCGAGGCGTGGAAGGAGCGGATCAGATTCATCACCCGGGACGGCAAGGAACCTGTTCCCCGCCGGACCCGGACTGCTGTGCTGACCGGAGTCCGTGCCCTCTACCTGGACATCCAGCAGTGGGCTCTGGAGGACCCGAGCTGGGCGGCCTGGGCGGTCCCCAGTCCGGTCCGCAAGGCTGACACCGGCGGGTTCACCAAGGTCAAGAAGAAGGTCCGGGCCAAGATGCACCAGCGAGTGCGTGAACGGCTGCCCCGACTCCCCGAGCTGGTGGACAGCACCGAAGCCCACCACAGCACGCAGAAGCGACTGCTGGCCGTGGCCCAGGCCACCACCGTCGGAGAGACCTTCGACTACGAAGGTCAGCACTATCGCCGCATCAGCCGCCGGGAGGACCGAACCAAGAAGCGCTTCCAGTACCGGCCGGAGATGGTACTGATCGAGGACCTGGGCACGGCGGAGCAGGTCGACGTCACCCGTGACGAGGACGAGGCGTTCTGGTCCTGGGCCATCATCGAGACGCTCCGACACACCGGAGTGCGGCTGGAGGAGCTGCTGGAAATCACGCACCTTGCGCTGGTGTCCTATCAGCTCCCCGACACCGGTGAGATCGTGCCCCTGCTGCAGATCATCCCGTCGAAGGGAAACGAGGAACGGCTCCTGCTGGTCAGTCCCAAACTCGCCAGCGTCCTCGCCACCGTGATCACCAGGCTCCGCGGAGACAACGCCAGCGCCATCCCTCTCGTCGCGCGCTACGACTACCACGAGCTGGTCACCGGGCCGCCACTGCCGCACCTGTTCCAGCGCCGGATCGGCTGGAAACACGACGTCATCAGCACGAACACGCTCTACCAGTTACTCAACGACACCCTGGCCCGAGCCGCCCTCACCGACCAGACGGGCGAGATCCTGCACTTCACGCCGCACGACTTCCGAAGGATCTTCGCAACCGAGGCCGTCGCCGGCGGACTGCCCGTCCATATCGCCGCCCGTTTGCTTGGCCACACCAGTACGAGCACCACGGAGGCGTACCTGGCCGTCTTCCAAGAAGATCTGATCCGCTCCTACCGGGCCTTCCTCGACCAGCGACGAGCGACATGA
- a CDS encoding SMI1/KNR4 family protein, whose translation MWRETALQAFPGVGFREPAHAPEVAEAERRLGREMPPELKQLLLQSNGVIGQTSVDTVWALDRIVEQNLLFWSDPSFAQLYMSFEALLFFGDNGGGDHFAFVQRPQRPDIFVWEHETDSRRWAAGDLRDYLSRSLREGGDDWYQL comes from the coding sequence ATGTGGAGAGAGACGGCCTTGCAGGCCTTTCCTGGCGTCGGCTTCCGAGAGCCAGCTCATGCCCCCGAAGTCGCCGAGGCTGAGCGACGGCTTGGCCGGGAGATGCCTCCAGAGCTGAAGCAGCTGCTCCTTCAGAGCAACGGGGTTATCGGTCAGACTTCGGTCGACACCGTCTGGGCACTCGACCGGATCGTCGAGCAGAACCTTCTCTTCTGGTCCGACCCATCCTTCGCCCAGTTGTATATGTCGTTTGAAGCCCTGCTGTTCTTCGGAGACAACGGGGGCGGTGATCACTTCGCCTTCGTGCAGAGACCGCAGCGTCCCGACATCTTCGTGTGGGAGCACGAGACCGACAGCAGGCGGTGGGCGGCCGGCGACCTGCGGGACTACCTCAGCCGCTCACTTCGCGAAGGTGGCGACGACTGGTATCAGCTGTAG
- a CDS encoding DUF6192 family protein gives MKRGLAYVHAEQGRPNGRVRREGEVAAVVTGDLLKRPTVVAQVRQEDRVRAVEEMTRDDHIAARVTTGLLRRPDVAFRAMSDDYPDYEFCLAGPSV, from the coding sequence ATGAAACGGGGACTGGCGTACGTACACGCCGAGCAGGGGCGCCCCAACGGGCGGGTTCGACGGGAAGGGGAAGTCGCCGCGGTCGTCACCGGCGATCTGCTCAAGCGGCCCACGGTCGTCGCGCAGGTCCGGCAGGAAGACCGGGTCCGGGCGGTCGAGGAGATGACCCGCGACGACCACATCGCCGCGAGGGTGACCACGGGCCTGCTGCGGCGCCCGGACGTCGCCTTCCGGGCCATGTCGGACGATTATCCGGACTACGAGTTCTGCTTGGCTGGGCCCAGCGTGTAG
- a CDS encoding recombinase family protein: MNDDFKRVESHDCPMSTCAAPAGSPCRTGKGKVAIQYHTARFRLVPQLAKLLSVPTPAVRKPGSAWTELPRPASTGTTPVGHVRLGYARASTALQSLDAQLDSLTEARVTRIFSEKISTRATRRPELEAAVKLAGEIRSSGVAVTLVVHEHKRLGRGIELAMLAEALKVSDVGLEFLTGELTGSHAPSGIVFTVLAAMSGMEREYIRDRTLEGHESARKRGKTIGGASVTDDSMLSMAPHLRDQEMSLRDIAKRLVITTGSKKGQRPSPATVMRMLREHDETASR; the protein is encoded by the coding sequence GTGAACGACGACTTCAAGCGCGTGGAATCGCACGACTGCCCGATGTCCACCTGCGCCGCCCCCGCCGGCTCCCCGTGCCGGACCGGCAAGGGCAAGGTGGCCATCCAGTACCACACCGCCCGCTTCCGCCTCGTGCCCCAACTCGCCAAGCTCTTGAGCGTCCCAACCCCGGCCGTGCGCAAGCCCGGCTCGGCGTGGACCGAGCTGCCCCGGCCCGCGAGCACCGGCACGACACCGGTCGGACACGTCCGCCTCGGGTACGCCCGCGCCTCGACCGCCCTGCAGTCCCTCGACGCACAGCTCGACTCCCTCACCGAGGCCAGGGTGACCCGTATCTTCTCGGAGAAGATCTCCACCCGCGCCACCCGACGCCCCGAGCTGGAGGCCGCGGTGAAGCTCGCCGGGGAGATCCGCTCCTCCGGCGTCGCCGTCACCCTCGTCGTCCACGAGCACAAGCGGCTCGGCCGCGGCATCGAACTCGCCATGCTCGCCGAGGCACTGAAGGTCAGTGACGTCGGCCTGGAGTTCCTCACCGGAGAGCTGACGGGCTCCCACGCCCCCTCCGGCATCGTGTTCACCGTGCTGGCGGCCATGTCCGGCATGGAGCGCGAGTACATCCGCGACCGCACCCTCGAAGGACACGAGTCCGCCCGCAAGCGCGGCAAGACCATCGGCGGCGCCAGCGTCACCGACGACTCCATGCTCTCCATGGCCCCCCACCTCCGTGACCAGGAGATGAGCCTGCGCGACATCGCCAAGCGGCTCGTCATCACCACCGGCTCGAAGAAGGGACAGCGCCCCTCGCCCGCCACCGTCATGCGAATGCTCCGCGAACACGACGAGACAGCAAGCCGCTGA
- a CDS encoding TetR/AcrR family transcriptional regulator → MPGGRPRAFDPQAALDRALEVFWRQGYEGTSLSDLTAAMEINRPSLYAAFGNKEQLFRKVLDRYFTSPGAFAAEALDASTVRDVVEQLVLGAVELTTGPHTPHGCLSVNTVHACGPDSEPIRQEVIARRMAGEAALRRRFEQAADLPADSDPRVLAQLVHTITDGIAVQAASGHTRYQLHQVADLALRTLFQLPS, encoded by the coding sequence ATGCCAGGCGGCCGCCCGCGCGCCTTCGACCCGCAGGCTGCGCTCGATCGGGCGCTTGAGGTGTTCTGGCGGCAGGGCTACGAGGGGACGTCCCTGTCGGACCTGACCGCGGCCATGGAAATCAACAGGCCCAGTCTGTACGCGGCTTTCGGCAACAAGGAGCAGCTGTTCCGCAAGGTGCTCGACCGCTACTTCACCAGCCCCGGAGCCTTCGCCGCCGAGGCCTTGGATGCGTCCACCGTGCGGGATGTCGTCGAGCAGCTGGTCCTCGGGGCCGTCGAGCTGACCACCGGGCCGCACACGCCCCACGGGTGCCTGAGCGTCAACACCGTGCATGCCTGCGGTCCGGACTCCGAACCGATCCGCCAGGAGGTGATCGCACGGCGGATGGCCGGCGAGGCTGCGCTTCGTCGGCGCTTCGAGCAGGCAGCCGACCTGCCAGCGGACTCTGATCCGCGCGTCCTCGCCCAGCTGGTGCACACCATCACCGACGGCATCGCCGTGCAGGCGGCGAGTGGCCATACCCGCTACCAGCTGCACCAAGTGGCCGACCTGGCGCTGCGCACGCTGTTTCAGCTGCCGAGCTGA
- a CDS encoding Gfo/Idh/MocA family protein yields MIKAGIVGASGWAGASHLPALAGLSGFEVTAVATTNQASADKAAAAHGVPLAFADAGTLAAHPDVDLVVVSVRASEHAKVIRAALEARKHVLSEWPLGVDAAEADDLARAAGDAGVVHAVNLQGYQSPDARYVADLIAGGTIGRLESAVLVAAGDPLGGARIPPELAWSTDPAAGTSLLTIMAGHFLATLDRMAGRLVEVSARLPRPYDHVEVAGTGRTVPNGVPAQVLLHGVLENGATASVAVHGGSGNPDGFFVKFVGSNGTLTVAPTRPGTFMHWTDWDIRVNGEPVKVPGDYRTVPFDPAAGPVANVAAVYQEIAQSIAEGRRPHPDFHTAAAHHRVLAAIERAAESGVAEKVA; encoded by the coding sequence ATGATCAAAGCCGGGATCGTCGGAGCCAGTGGCTGGGCCGGCGCGTCGCACCTGCCCGCACTCGCCGGGCTCTCCGGGTTCGAGGTGACCGCGGTCGCGACGACCAACCAGGCCAGCGCGGACAAGGCGGCGGCTGCCCACGGCGTACCACTCGCCTTCGCCGATGCCGGGACGCTCGCCGCCCACCCCGACGTGGACCTGGTCGTGGTGTCGGTCAGGGCGTCCGAACACGCGAAGGTGATCAGGGCCGCGCTAGAGGCGCGCAAGCACGTGCTCTCCGAGTGGCCGCTGGGCGTGGACGCCGCCGAAGCGGACGACCTCGCCCGGGCGGCCGGCGACGCCGGCGTCGTTCACGCCGTGAATCTGCAGGGATACCAATCCCCGGACGCCCGGTACGTGGCCGACCTGATCGCCGGAGGCACGATCGGCCGACTCGAATCGGCCGTATTGGTCGCTGCGGGCGACCCGCTGGGCGGCGCCCGCATTCCGCCGGAGCTGGCCTGGTCCACCGACCCGGCTGCGGGCACCTCGCTCCTGACCATCATGGCCGGACACTTCCTGGCCACGCTGGACCGGATGGCGGGCAGGCTGGTCGAGGTCTCCGCGCGCCTTCCCCGCCCGTACGACCACGTCGAAGTCGCGGGAACCGGCAGGACGGTGCCCAACGGGGTGCCCGCACAGGTGCTGCTCCACGGCGTCCTGGAGAACGGCGCCACCGCGTCCGTCGCCGTGCACGGAGGCAGTGGGAATCCGGACGGATTCTTCGTCAAGTTCGTTGGCTCGAACGGCACTTTGACGGTTGCTCCCACCCGACCCGGCACGTTTATGCACTGGACCGACTGGGACATCCGGGTCAACGGCGAGCCGGTGAAGGTGCCCGGCGACTACCGGACTGTCCCCTTCGACCCCGCCGCCGGACCGGTCGCCAACGTTGCGGCCGTCTACCAGGAGATCGCCCAATCGATCGCCGAAGGACGTCGGCCCCACCCCGACTTCCACACCGCCGCGGCTCACCACAGGGTGCTCGCGGCCATCGAACGCGCCGCAGAGTCCGGCGTCGCGGAGAAGGTCGCATGA
- a CDS encoding integrase, whose amino-acid sequence MSETSAPDDVRPAAALSLLAADAAARQALITRWAERHGVDAARRLAEAEDLADAVAAEITPDNTVDTYKKSWRVWTRFCATAGLPEREGSRGALVAFVAWMLREGRQTGKGYAPSSADTHLAAVVIGMRERGTSVSGDDQAEARKALAGLEVKLLQAGERRGRGQAVGADIDGLYAIARSCPDTLAGDRDKALVLTGFHYASRSQDPAGLQSGDVTLHPRGLVVTVLTGKTKHSVRKAKIGYAQDPEICPVRAYTAYRERLVAEHGQQWAAPSTPAFVGIDRHGHITGGLVPDSVTRAIKRISTRAGVPISWTGHSLRIGLASTGRKKGKDAIAIADQGGWARHSRSMLGYMQREDGWDDNASAGLT is encoded by the coding sequence GTGTCTGAGACGTCCGCTCCCGACGATGTCCGCCCGGCGGCCGCCCTGTCGCTCCTGGCCGCGGACGCCGCCGCGCGGCAGGCACTGATCACGCGGTGGGCCGAGCGGCACGGCGTCGACGCCGCCCGCCGGCTGGCCGAGGCCGAGGACCTTGCCGACGCGGTTGCCGCCGAGATCACCCCGGACAACACCGTGGACACGTACAAGAAGTCGTGGCGGGTGTGGACGCGGTTCTGTGCCACCGCCGGCCTGCCCGAACGGGAGGGCTCCCGCGGCGCGCTGGTCGCGTTCGTGGCCTGGATGCTGCGCGAGGGTCGGCAGACCGGGAAGGGCTACGCGCCGAGCTCCGCCGACACCCACCTCGCCGCCGTCGTCATCGGCATGCGCGAGCGCGGGACCTCCGTCAGCGGCGACGACCAGGCCGAAGCCCGCAAGGCCCTGGCCGGGCTGGAGGTCAAGCTCCTGCAGGCCGGGGAGCGGCGCGGCCGCGGCCAGGCAGTCGGCGCCGACATCGACGGGCTGTACGCCATCGCCCGCTCCTGCCCCGACACCCTCGCTGGCGACCGCGACAAGGCCCTCGTCCTCACCGGCTTCCACTACGCCTCGCGCTCCCAGGATCCCGCCGGCCTCCAGAGCGGCGACGTCACCCTGCACCCACGCGGCCTGGTCGTCACCGTGCTCACCGGCAAGACCAAGCACTCCGTCCGCAAGGCGAAGATCGGCTACGCCCAGGACCCGGAGATCTGCCCCGTCCGCGCCTACACCGCCTACCGCGAGCGCCTGGTCGCCGAGCACGGCCAGCAGTGGGCCGCCCCCTCCACCCCGGCCTTCGTCGGCATCGACCGACACGGCCACATCACCGGCGGCCTGGTCCCCGACAGCGTCACCCGGGCCATCAAGCGGATCTCCACCCGGGCCGGGGTGCCAATCTCCTGGACCGGGCACTCCCTGCGCATCGGCCTTGCCTCCACCGGCCGGAAGAAGGGCAAGGACGCCATCGCCATCGCCGACCAGGGCGGCTGGGCGCGGCACTCCCGCTCGATGCTCGGCTACATGCAGCGTGAGGACGGCTGGGACGACAACGCCTCCGCCGGCCTCACCTGA